A single region of the Polyangiaceae bacterium genome encodes:
- the ccoG gene encoding cytochrome c oxidase accessory protein CcoG: protein MAGPLAPEERVLPTLNADGTRRRIRPKLYKGRYYWARLLTAWGLIASFVAIPFIRMNGHPLILLDVPARQFHLFGRTFLATDGVLLMLLMLSIFLSIIWLTALVGRAWCGWGCPQTVYMEFVFRPIERLFEGGRADQLRIDKKGPNARRILKYVAFGLLSVVVGNVFLSYFVGVERLFHWMTEPPMQHAGAFGVMAVTAALVFFDFAYFREQMCTVICPYARLQSVLLDKRSLVVGYDARRGEPRSKGKPVEGSGDCIDCNACVVACPTGIDIREGLQLECIACTQCADACDSIMERIGKPKGLVRYSSQETLESGEKSPLLRPRVVLYPLVILIAVSALVFFGSRQGSADVTVLRGIGAPYVLQPEGVQNQIRIKIENRGSQDREYHIALEDGGDAKLIAPENPLHVAKGTHETTTVFVLSPKSSFQGGKRMVKFAVRDDGDFKTEVQYKLLGPFDGDVK from the coding sequence GTGGCAGGCCCCCTCGCCCCTGAGGAACGCGTCCTCCCGACGCTGAACGCCGATGGTACTCGGCGTCGAATCCGACCGAAGCTCTACAAGGGCCGCTACTACTGGGCGAGACTGCTGACCGCCTGGGGACTGATCGCCTCTTTCGTCGCGATCCCCTTCATTCGGATGAACGGCCATCCGCTGATCCTGCTGGACGTTCCCGCACGGCAGTTCCACTTGTTCGGTCGCACGTTCTTGGCGACCGACGGCGTGCTGCTCATGCTCCTGATGCTGTCCATCTTTCTCAGCATCATCTGGCTGACGGCGTTGGTGGGCCGGGCGTGGTGCGGCTGGGGCTGCCCCCAGACGGTGTACATGGAGTTCGTCTTCCGTCCCATCGAGCGCCTGTTCGAAGGCGGACGTGCAGACCAGCTGAGGATCGACAAAAAGGGCCCGAATGCCCGGCGCATCCTGAAATACGTGGCGTTCGGCCTGCTCTCGGTGGTCGTCGGCAACGTGTTCCTCTCCTACTTCGTGGGGGTCGAGCGCCTGTTCCATTGGATGACCGAGCCGCCGATGCAGCACGCCGGCGCCTTCGGCGTGATGGCGGTGACCGCCGCCTTGGTGTTCTTCGACTTCGCCTACTTCCGCGAGCAGATGTGCACCGTCATCTGCCCGTACGCTCGGCTGCAGTCCGTGCTGCTCGACAAGCGCTCCCTGGTCGTGGGCTACGACGCTCGGCGCGGCGAGCCCCGCAGCAAGGGCAAGCCCGTGGAGGGCAGTGGTGACTGCATCGACTGCAACGCCTGCGTCGTGGCCTGCCCCACCGGCATCGACATCCGTGAAGGGCTGCAGCTCGAGTGCATCGCCTGCACCCAGTGCGCCGACGCCTGCGACAGCATCATGGAGCGCATCGGCAAGCCGAAGGGGCTGGTCCGCTACAGCTCCCAAGAAACCCTGGAGTCGGGGGAGAAGAGCCCCCTCTTGCGGCCCCGCGTCGTGCTGTACCCGTTGGTGATCCTGATCGCCGTGAGCGCCCTGGTGTTCTTTGGCTCGCGACAGGGCAGCGCGGACGTCACGGTGCTCCGCGGCATCGGCGCGCCTTACGTGCTGCAGCCGGAAGGCGTGCAGAACCAGATCCGCATCAAGATCGAGAACCGCGGAAGCCAGGACCGCGAGTATCACATCGCGTTGGAAGACGGCGGCGATGCCAAGCTGATCGCGCCGGAAAACCCGCTGCACGTCGCCAAGGGAACCCACGAGACCACGACGGTGTTCGTGCTCTCGCCGAAGAGCTCGTTCCAAGGCGGCAAGCGCATGGTGAAGTTCGCCGTCCGCGACGACGGCGACTTCAAGACCGAGGTTCAATACAAGCTGCTCGGTCCCTTCGACGGAGACGTAAAATGA
- a CDS encoding sulfite exporter TauE/SafE family protein — MTSALLLSVVGASLVGSLHCAGMCGGFVAFYAGEDDSGSRSLSHLAYHGGRLLTYTALGAVAGTIGAAVDLAGNAAGVGRVAAIVAGTVMIVWGLSLLLESAGVRVVRFVVPKALERRTVAFLGRLRARPPKARALLLGLSSTLLPCGWLYAFAVTAAGTGSTLGGAMVMAAFWSGTVPLLLGLGLGVQRLSHHLRRHVPMLSAAVLLVLGLYSVLGRANVPSLAARYSAGMLPGGVPTEPACCHHGAEKK; from the coding sequence GTGACGTCCGCGCTGTTGCTCTCGGTGGTCGGTGCCAGCTTGGTGGGCAGCCTCCATTGCGCGGGGATGTGCGGCGGGTTCGTCGCCTTCTACGCCGGGGAGGACGACAGCGGGTCGCGCTCTTTGAGTCACCTCGCCTACCACGGCGGGCGCCTGCTCACGTACACCGCCCTCGGAGCGGTCGCCGGCACCATTGGCGCCGCGGTGGACCTAGCAGGCAACGCCGCGGGCGTCGGGCGCGTGGCGGCGATCGTCGCGGGCACGGTGATGATCGTGTGGGGTCTGTCCCTGCTGCTCGAGAGCGCAGGCGTGCGGGTGGTGCGCTTCGTGGTGCCCAAGGCCCTCGAACGCCGCACCGTCGCCTTCTTGGGCCGGCTCAGAGCGCGGCCGCCCAAGGCGCGGGCGCTGCTCCTCGGGCTTTCCTCCACCCTGCTGCCCTGCGGCTGGCTGTACGCGTTCGCGGTCACGGCGGCGGGGACCGGGAGCACCCTCGGCGGCGCGATGGTGATGGCGGCGTTCTGGAGCGGCACGGTGCCGCTGCTCTTGGGGCTGGGCCTCGGCGTGCAGCGCCTGTCCCATCACCTCCGCCGCCACGTGCCCATGCTCAGTGCCGCGGTGCTGCTCGTGCTCGGCCTGTACTCGGTGCTGGGACGGGCCAACGTCCCGTCGCTGGCGGCGCGCTACAGCGCCGGCATGTTGCCCGGCGGAGTGCCGACGGAGCCGGCGTGCTGCCACCACGGAGCGGAGAAGAAGTGA
- a CDS encoding sigma-54-dependent Fis family transcriptional regulator, with protein sequence MRCARRSPGAHQLRLLPVGPENFEGLVVSKGRILVVDDEPNARTALAEILREEEYSVETAADGFKALARYEEFSPDLVLTDLKMPGMDGVELLRKLRSHEPDLPVVLMTAFGAVETAVSAMREGAADYLTKPLNTDELALVIDRALERVRLRRETVELKTQLAERYRFDNIVGSSPEMQEVFKSVAQVAPSRATVLLTGESGTGKELVAAAIHHRSPRKDGPFVRLHCAALAETLLESELFGHERGAYTGADRRREGRFEQADGGTLFLDEIGEITASTQVKLLRVLQEREFERVGGNQTLRVDVRVIAATNRDLRELVNEGHFREDLYYRLNVINITLPPLRKRPSDVPALAMHFLERYARENDKRVARFSDEALALLANYPWPGNVRELENVVERAVVLADGDSVDAHHLPAELARNTTENRAPRIPGSSMADIERYAILETLEAHGGSTSRAADVLGISVRKIQYKLHEYGAAPKSAVPVVRNKGSNGGGKIEAG encoded by the coding sequence ATGCGTTGTGCACGCCGTTCGCCGGGCGCGCATCAACTGCGCCTGCTACCCGTTGGCCCCGAAAACTTCGAGGGATTGGTCGTGAGCAAAGGACGCATTCTAGTCGTGGACGACGAACCCAATGCACGCACTGCATTGGCCGAGATCCTGCGCGAGGAAGAGTACTCGGTGGAAACCGCGGCGGACGGCTTCAAGGCGCTGGCCCGCTACGAAGAGTTTTCGCCGGACCTGGTGCTGACGGACTTGAAGATGCCGGGGATGGACGGCGTGGAGCTGCTGCGCAAGCTCCGTAGCCACGAACCCGATCTTCCAGTGGTGTTGATGACGGCCTTCGGCGCCGTGGAGACCGCGGTCTCCGCGATGCGGGAAGGTGCCGCGGACTACCTGACGAAGCCGCTGAACACCGACGAGCTCGCCCTCGTGATCGATCGCGCGCTCGAGCGGGTGCGTCTGCGTCGCGAGACCGTGGAGCTGAAGACGCAGCTCGCCGAGCGCTACCGCTTCGACAACATCGTGGGCTCCTCGCCCGAGATGCAGGAAGTGTTCAAGAGCGTGGCTCAGGTGGCGCCCAGTCGCGCCACCGTGCTGCTCACCGGCGAATCCGGCACCGGCAAGGAGCTGGTGGCCGCCGCCATTCACCATCGCTCTCCCCGCAAGGACGGCCCCTTCGTGCGCTTGCACTGCGCAGCCCTGGCAGAAACGCTGCTCGAGAGCGAGCTGTTCGGACACGAGCGCGGCGCCTACACCGGCGCCGACCGGCGGCGCGAAGGCCGGTTCGAGCAGGCCGACGGCGGCACGTTGTTCCTCGACGAGATCGGCGAGATCACGGCGTCCACCCAGGTGAAGCTCTTGCGCGTGCTGCAAGAGCGCGAGTTCGAGCGCGTGGGCGGCAATCAAACGCTGCGCGTCGACGTGCGGGTGATCGCCGCCACCAACCGCGACCTGCGCGAGCTGGTCAACGAAGGGCACTTCCGCGAGGACCTCTACTACCGGCTGAACGTCATCAACATCACGTTGCCGCCGCTGCGCAAGCGCCCGTCCGACGTCCCCGCTCTGGCGATGCACTTCCTCGAGCGCTACGCCCGCGAGAACGACAAGCGCGTCGCGCGCTTCAGCGACGAAGCCCTGGCCCTGCTGGCCAACTACCCGTGGCCGGGCAACGTCCGAGAGCTCGAAAACGTGGTGGAGCGCGCGGTGGTGCTGGCGGACGGCGACTCGGTGGACGCTCACCACTTGCCGGCGGAGCTGGCCCGCAACACCACGGAGAACCGCGCGCCGCGCATCCCGGGCTCGTCCATGGCGGACATCGAGCGCTACGCGATCCTCGAAACCCTGGAAGCGCACGGCGGCTCCACCAGCCGCGCCGCGGACGTGCTCGGCATCAGCGTGCGCAAGATCCAGTACAAGCTCCACGAGTACGGCGCGGCCCCCAAGAGCGCCGTACCGGTGGTCCGCAACAAGGGCAGCAACGGCGGCGGCAAGATCGAAGCCGGCTGA
- a CDS encoding CBS domain-containing protein has product MTPAPHSIGSEQTLTAAHELMREHAIRHLPVLHGGKLVGLVSLRDLHLVETLKDVDPAQVTIDEAMTTDVYTVPSATPLRDVVRVMLESKVGSAVVVDGTRVSGVFTTTDALKALLHLLD; this is encoded by the coding sequence ATGACCCCGGCTCCGCACTCCATCGGTTCGGAGCAGACCCTCACCGCGGCACACGAGCTGATGCGCGAGCACGCCATCCGCCACCTCCCGGTGCTGCACGGAGGCAAGCTCGTTGGCCTGGTTTCGCTTCGGGATTTGCACCTGGTGGAGACCCTGAAGGACGTCGATCCGGCGCAGGTCACCATCGATGAAGCGATGACCACGGACGTGTACACCGTCCCTTCCGCCACCCCCCTCCGAGACGTGGTGCGGGTGATGCTCGAGAGCAAGGTCGGGTCCGCGGTAGTGGTCGACGGGACCCGTGTCAGCGGGGTGTTCACCACCACCGACGCCCTCAAGGCCCTGCTGCATTTGCTGGATTAG
- a CDS encoding DUF4388 domain-containing protein, with amino-acid sequence MKDARDELVRIDSRGTAHPIGVTASQRLRAREGAYRLLPAPNHVVFMRYTGEDGRRDASDGALVRLAGEIAEPGAVCDIIALVSQAGWRGELVVSDAEITRSIYFDQGNVVGVQTTADDERLGMVLYRFGAISTEQHEAILEKMRSGIRFGEAAAEVGALTHEKLYEYIGRQVEEVVYATLTIADGTFFFLDGFDDERLVSRHTVSASALLMDGVTRMDEVRYFRQKVPSADCVPVRLETSSPPPDEFTETWNAVDGKRSVEDIGRETGKGEFVTTKDVYALVQSKHVAVHGPRATGGPAGLVSVANTALRVIHGHADSAGKGEALRQSLSSFAVGAGVYDILFRGAGPDAEGVLDAKVVAENSVIVAAGADPENILKQMLHEYVSFALFSAGTALGSDKEAELKKEVGAVLGKLRPQA; translated from the coding sequence ATGAAGGATGCGCGAGACGAGCTGGTGCGGATCGACTCCCGCGGCACCGCCCACCCGATCGGGGTGACGGCGAGCCAGCGGCTGCGGGCGCGAGAGGGCGCGTACCGCCTGTTGCCGGCGCCGAACCACGTGGTCTTCATGCGCTACACCGGCGAGGACGGCCGGCGCGACGCCTCCGATGGCGCGCTGGTACGCTTGGCCGGCGAGATCGCCGAGCCTGGCGCCGTGTGCGACATCATCGCCCTCGTCTCCCAGGCCGGTTGGCGCGGTGAGCTGGTGGTGAGCGACGCCGAGATCACGCGCTCCATCTATTTCGATCAAGGCAACGTGGTGGGCGTGCAGACCACGGCGGACGACGAGCGCCTGGGGATGGTGTTGTATCGCTTTGGTGCCATCAGCACCGAGCAGCACGAGGCCATTCTCGAGAAGATGCGCTCCGGCATTCGTTTCGGTGAGGCCGCCGCCGAGGTGGGCGCGCTGACCCACGAGAAGCTGTACGAGTACATCGGCCGCCAAGTGGAAGAGGTGGTGTACGCCACCCTCACCATCGCCGACGGAACCTTCTTCTTCCTCGACGGGTTCGACGACGAGCGACTGGTGTCGCGCCATACCGTCAGCGCCAGCGCCCTCTTGATGGACGGCGTCACACGCATGGACGAGGTCCGTTACTTCCGCCAGAAGGTGCCCTCCGCGGACTGCGTGCCGGTGCGCCTCGAGACCAGCTCGCCGCCACCGGACGAGTTCACCGAGACGTGGAACGCCGTCGACGGTAAGCGCAGCGTGGAAGACATCGGCCGCGAAACCGGCAAGGGCGAGTTCGTCACCACCAAGGACGTGTACGCCCTGGTGCAGTCCAAGCACGTGGCGGTGCACGGTCCTCGCGCCACCGGCGGTCCCGCCGGGCTGGTGTCCGTCGCCAACACCGCCCTTCGGGTGATCCACGGGCACGCGGATTCGGCGGGCAAGGGGGAGGCGCTGCGCCAGAGCCTGTCGTCCTTCGCGGTGGGCGCCGGTGTGTACGACATCTTGTTCCGCGGCGCGGGTCCCGACGCCGAGGGCGTGCTGGACGCCAAGGTGGTGGCGGAAAACTCCGTGATCGTGGCGGCCGGCGCGGATCCCGAGAACATCCTCAAACAGATGCTCCACGAGTACGTGAGCTTCGCTCTGTTCAGCGCCGGCACCGCCCTCGGCTCCGACAAGGAGGCCGAGCTCAAGAAAGAGGTCGGGGCCGTGCTCGGCAAGCTGCGACCGCAAGCGTGA
- the ccoS gene encoding cbb3-type cytochrome oxidase assembly protein CcoS, whose product MSALYIVLPLALILATGAVLAFLWASRRGQFDDLDTPAARMLHDDDD is encoded by the coding sequence ATGAGCGCTCTTTACATCGTGTTGCCCCTGGCCCTGATTCTCGCGACTGGCGCGGTTCTCGCATTCCTGTGGGCCTCTCGCCGCGGGCAGTTCGACGATCTGGACACGCCCGCGGCACGCATGCTGCACGATGACGACGACTGA
- a CDS encoding heavy metal translocating P-type ATPase yields MLPPRSGEEVTLGALPEPVTAPGALDASEDVACSHCGLPVPPARVEDHARVQFCCDGCRTVYAVIHGAGLERYYKHRAALDVDEPRPAATSERSYAELDDDKFRELYVRDAGDGLLSVELALSNLHCPACVWLVEKLGKLSPGVVEATVDLAQASVRVVWDPSVGKLSEVAQALDSLGYPPHPRQRAAALEARRREDRALLSRMAVAGAVAGNVMLIAFALYGGADSDPQWVGVFRWVSLVVATPAVFWSGSVFFKGGLAALRTRTPHMDLPVSLGILAGYLWGAVNTVLNRGDIYFDSVTAVVFLLLVGRWLQRREQHRAKSATELLLSLTPSTARLVEDDGIREVPAHAIPMGALLEIRAGEHLPADGIVETGSSSIDASLLTGESVPVDVEPGMRVHAGCINVSSRITVRAEQTGEATRLGKLVQSIEAAAARRAPIQLLADRVAGRFVMSVLALSALTFVGWAFVDPTRAVENAIALLVVTCPCALGLATPLAVSAAVGRAARAGLLIKGGDALERLAHPALVIFDKTGTLTAGRLELSAWHGDESVKPWVSAVEARSAHPIARALVAALPEPPATLKVEALLQVPGGGVHAQVDGHELVVGSLAHVRETAMVPEELEAHAQAAAGAGRTPVLVAVNGVARAVAVFADPIRPDAAEALAEMSRMGHRLAIESGDHPLVVARVAAELGVPFVSVRGGVSPEEKLRAVESADGPVVMVGDGVNDAAALAAAGVGVAVQGGAEASLAAADVYANRPGVRPVLELLGGARRTFGVIRRNMLLSLAYNLVCASLAVAGVISPLIAAILMPLSSLSVVTSSYRAKTFRSPP; encoded by the coding sequence GTGCTGCCACCACGGAGCGGAGAAGAAGTGACCTTGGGCGCGCTGCCCGAGCCGGTGACGGCGCCGGGCGCGCTCGACGCGTCCGAAGACGTCGCCTGCTCGCACTGCGGCCTGCCCGTACCGCCGGCCCGCGTGGAGGACCACGCGCGGGTGCAGTTCTGCTGTGACGGCTGCCGCACGGTGTACGCCGTGATCCACGGCGCCGGCCTGGAGCGCTACTACAAGCACCGCGCGGCGCTGGACGTCGACGAGCCGCGCCCGGCCGCGACGTCCGAGCGGAGCTACGCGGAGCTCGACGACGACAAGTTCCGCGAGCTGTACGTGCGCGACGCCGGGGATGGCCTGCTTTCGGTGGAGCTGGCGCTCTCGAACCTGCACTGTCCGGCGTGCGTGTGGCTGGTGGAGAAGCTCGGCAAGCTCTCCCCCGGCGTCGTGGAAGCCACGGTGGATCTAGCCCAAGCCAGCGTGCGCGTGGTGTGGGACCCGAGCGTCGGCAAGCTCTCGGAGGTCGCCCAGGCTCTCGACTCCCTCGGCTATCCGCCGCACCCACGCCAGCGCGCCGCAGCGCTCGAGGCCCGGCGCCGCGAGGATCGCGCGTTGCTGTCTCGTATGGCCGTCGCGGGTGCAGTCGCCGGCAACGTGATGCTGATCGCCTTCGCGCTGTACGGCGGCGCAGACTCGGACCCGCAGTGGGTCGGCGTGTTCCGCTGGGTGAGCCTGGTGGTCGCCACACCCGCGGTGTTCTGGTCCGGCAGCGTGTTCTTCAAGGGAGGCCTGGCCGCGCTCAGGACCCGCACGCCGCACATGGATCTGCCGGTGAGTCTCGGCATCTTGGCAGGCTACCTGTGGGGCGCCGTGAACACGGTGCTGAACCGCGGGGACATCTACTTCGACTCCGTCACCGCCGTGGTGTTCTTGCTGCTCGTCGGCCGTTGGCTTCAGCGGCGCGAGCAGCATCGCGCCAAGAGCGCCACGGAGCTGTTGCTCTCGCTCACGCCCAGCACGGCGCGCTTGGTGGAGGACGACGGCATCCGCGAGGTGCCCGCGCACGCCATTCCGATGGGCGCGCTGCTCGAGATCCGCGCCGGCGAGCACCTGCCCGCCGACGGTATCGTGGAGACGGGCAGCTCGAGCATCGACGCCTCGCTGCTCACCGGAGAGAGCGTTCCGGTCGACGTGGAGCCCGGCATGCGCGTGCACGCCGGCTGCATCAACGTTTCGTCGCGCATCACCGTGCGGGCGGAGCAGACCGGCGAAGCCACGCGCCTCGGCAAGCTGGTGCAGAGCATCGAGGCAGCGGCGGCCCGCCGCGCGCCCATTCAGCTGTTGGCGGACCGCGTTGCCGGCCGCTTCGTGATGTCGGTGCTCGCCCTGTCCGCCCTCACGTTCGTCGGCTGGGCCTTCGTCGATCCCACCCGCGCCGTGGAGAACGCCATCGCGCTCTTGGTCGTCACCTGCCCCTGCGCCTTGGGGCTGGCCACGCCGCTGGCGGTCAGTGCCGCAGTGGGCCGCGCCGCCCGGGCGGGCCTGTTGATCAAGGGGGGCGACGCTCTCGAGCGCCTCGCCCACCCCGCCCTGGTCATCTTCGACAAGACGGGCACCCTCACCGCCGGCCGCCTGGAGCTGTCCGCGTGGCACGGCGACGAAAGCGTGAAGCCCTGGGTGTCCGCCGTGGAAGCACGCTCCGCCCATCCCATCGCGCGGGCGCTGGTGGCCGCGCTGCCCGAGCCGCCGGCGACGCTGAAGGTGGAAGCGCTGCTCCAAGTTCCCGGTGGCGGCGTGCACGCCCAAGTCGATGGCCACGAGCTGGTCGTCGGCTCCTTGGCCCACGTGCGCGAGACGGCCATGGTGCCCGAGGAGCTCGAAGCCCACGCGCAGGCAGCGGCGGGCGCGGGGCGCACCCCCGTGCTCGTGGCGGTGAATGGCGTGGCTCGAGCGGTCGCGGTGTTTGCCGATCCCATTCGTCCGGACGCCGCCGAGGCCCTCGCAGAAATGTCGCGCATGGGTCATCGCTTGGCCATCGAGAGCGGCGACCACCCGCTGGTCGTCGCCCGCGTGGCGGCGGAGCTCGGCGTCCCCTTCGTCTCGGTCCGCGGTGGCGTGAGCCCGGAAGAGAAGCTCCGCGCCGTGGAGAGCGCGGACGGCCCGGTGGTGATGGTGGGCGACGGCGTGAACGATGCGGCCGCCTTGGCCGCCGCGGGGGTCGGCGTGGCCGTGCAAGGCGGCGCTGAAGCCAGCCTGGCCGCCGCCGACGTGTATGCCAATCGGCCTGGGGTGCGTCCGGTGCTGGAGCTCCTGGGCGGCGCCCGGCGCACCTTTGGCGTGATTCGCCGAAACATGCTGCTCTCCCTCGCGTACAACCTGGTGTGCGCCTCGCTGGCCGTGGCCGGCGTCATTTCGCCGCTGATCGCGGCCATCCTCATGCCCCTGAGCTCGCTGTCCGTCGTGACCAGCTCCTACCGGGCGAAAACCTTTCGGAGTCCGCCATGA
- a CDS encoding pyridoxal-phosphate dependent enzyme, whose amino-acid sequence MGITRRQWLELSALSLLGCAEGRRVSEPPRAKLHHDAGGGAVRAGLVDAAPDAGRAAAAGTGLDTLALERRFPALAGALPRLRLGMFPTPVERLEALGERVGVRELWLKRDDRAAVELGGSKVRKLELSLAAARAAGARHVLTFGGVGSNHALATAFYGKQVGLKVALFLLAERPSARVQNVLRAMLSYDATVNASHGSAEDVLRFSREHAGEKPWVIAAGGSSAIGDIGYVSAALELVEQIERGELPEPRTLVVAAGTAGTAAGIALGLRAAKLETRVVAVRTSSIPTLRRVRTLARSAAKVLAEHEPSFADVQLSNVHVEHRYIGAGYAIPTAAGERALELAGEHELALDETYTAKAFAALTGQSAKLESPVLFWNTFDPRVPAGRKVERDELPPALRGYWRG is encoded by the coding sequence ATGGGCATTACCCGGCGGCAGTGGCTCGAGCTGTCCGCGCTGAGCCTGCTCGGCTGCGCCGAAGGGCGACGGGTCAGCGAGCCCCCGCGAGCGAAGCTGCACCACGATGCCGGCGGCGGGGCCGTGCGCGCGGGGCTCGTCGATGCGGCGCCGGACGCGGGGCGTGCGGCGGCGGCGGGCACCGGGCTGGATACCCTCGCTCTCGAGCGGCGTTTTCCGGCGCTCGCGGGAGCACTGCCGCGGCTTCGGCTAGGCATGTTCCCCACGCCGGTCGAGCGCCTCGAGGCATTGGGGGAGCGCGTCGGGGTGCGCGAGCTGTGGCTGAAGCGCGACGATCGCGCGGCCGTGGAGCTCGGCGGCAGCAAGGTGCGGAAGCTCGAGCTTTCTCTGGCGGCGGCACGAGCCGCCGGCGCTCGGCACGTGCTCACCTTCGGCGGTGTGGGCTCGAATCACGCCTTGGCGACGGCCTTCTACGGCAAGCAGGTGGGGCTCAAAGTAGCGCTTTTTCTGCTGGCGGAGCGTCCCAGCGCGCGGGTGCAGAACGTCTTGCGCGCGATGCTCTCCTACGACGCCACGGTGAACGCGTCCCACGGCTCGGCCGAGGACGTGCTGCGCTTCTCCCGCGAGCACGCGGGCGAAAAGCCTTGGGTCATCGCGGCGGGAGGGTCATCGGCGATCGGTGACATCGGTTACGTGAGCGCGGCGCTGGAGCTGGTCGAGCAGATCGAGCGGGGCGAGCTGCCCGAACCGCGCACCCTGGTGGTGGCGGCGGGCACCGCGGGCACCGCAGCGGGGATCGCGCTCGGCCTGCGCGCGGCGAAGCTCGAGACCCGCGTCGTCGCGGTGCGCACCTCCAGCATTCCGACCCTCCGTCGCGTGCGGACGCTGGCGCGCAGCGCGGCGAAGGTGCTCGCGGAGCACGAGCCGAGCTTCGCGGACGTGCAGCTCTCGAACGTGCACGTGGAGCATCGCTACATCGGAGCTGGATACGCGATTCCGACGGCGGCCGGCGAGCGCGCCCTCGAGCTGGCAGGGGAGCACGAGCTGGCGTTGGACGAGACCTACACGGCGAAGGCCTTCGCGGCGCTGACGGGCCAGAGCGCAAAGCTCGAGTCTCCGGTGTTGTTCTGGAACACGTTCGACCCACGTGTTCCGGCGGGACGCAAAGTGGAGCGCGACGAGCTGCCTCCGGCGCTGCGCGGCTACTGGCGCGGCTGA
- a CDS encoding universal stress protein: MSYRKILVPVDFSSSAKQALSYATFLAEGLGATLHALFVWEPPRVIRADVMLWSETQGTSLVDHAREVAESHMESMFDELGIDKQRRPPHTIETGDPPDAIVEAATSGGYDLIVMGTQSRKGFDRVLLGSVSEKVVRTAPCPVLTVRPSS; this comes from the coding sequence ATGAGCTATCGGAAGATCCTGGTTCCCGTCGATTTCTCGAGCAGCGCGAAGCAGGCCCTGAGCTATGCGACGTTTCTGGCGGAAGGCCTCGGCGCGACGCTGCACGCGCTCTTCGTGTGGGAGCCGCCGCGGGTGATTCGCGCCGACGTCATGCTGTGGTCGGAGACGCAGGGCACGAGCCTGGTGGATCACGCCCGCGAGGTGGCGGAGTCGCACATGGAGAGCATGTTCGACGAGCTCGGCATCGACAAGCAGCGCCGTCCGCCCCACACCATCGAGACCGGGGACCCGCCGGATGCCATCGTCGAAGCCGCCACCAGCGGTGGCTACGATCTAATCGTGATGGGAACGCAGAGCCGCAAGGGCTTCGACCGAGTGTTGCTCGGCAGCGTGTCGGAGAAGGTCGTGCGCACCGCTCCGTGTCCCGTGCTCACCGTGCGGCCGTCCTCGTGA
- a CDS encoding universal stress protein, with protein sequence MKLSRILVPVDFSACSEKALATARELAAAMGGEITALAVWQPPEFAGADLMVLAHSENLSIGDYGRQHTERELEAFAPDLRREVRMGEPRQVILERAADFDLIVMGTHGKTGASRLLLGSVAEAVVRRAACPVLTVHA encoded by the coding sequence ATGAAGCTCTCGCGAATCCTCGTGCCCGTCGACTTCTCGGCGTGCTCCGAGAAAGCGCTGGCCACGGCGCGCGAGCTCGCGGCCGCGATGGGTGGCGAGATCACGGCGCTGGCCGTGTGGCAGCCCCCCGAGTTCGCCGGGGCGGATCTGATGGTGCTGGCGCACTCCGAGAACCTGAGCATCGGCGACTACGGCCGCCAGCACACGGAGCGCGAGCTCGAGGCATTCGCGCCGGACCTACGGCGGGAGGTGCGCATGGGGGAGCCGCGCCAGGTGATCCTCGAGCGCGCCGCGGATTTCGACCTGATCGTGATGGGAACGCACGGCAAGACCGGCGCCTCCCGCCTGCTCCTCGGGAGCGTGGCGGAAGCCGTGGTTCGGCGGGCGGCGTGCCCGGTGTTGACCGTGCACGCCTGA
- a CDS encoding FixH family protein, with product MSDREDSPRFNIWPWVPVVLLTSMVGGLLYMAKIATDDPGFAVEQDYYQKAVAWDDHQAQSAENTRLGWNLTLETRTVGRDVQLVAKLTDDRGHALPNAKVRVDAFANARAGHIVSADLSTGPDGKLHGKLPLVRVGLWEFRFSAEQNGERFTQIIRQDVLRGDAT from the coding sequence ATGAGCGACCGAGAAGACAGCCCCCGTTTCAACATCTGGCCGTGGGTCCCGGTGGTGTTGCTCACCTCGATGGTGGGCGGACTGCTGTACATGGCGAAGATCGCGACGGACGATCCGGGCTTCGCGGTGGAGCAGGACTACTACCAAAAGGCCGTCGCCTGGGACGACCACCAGGCTCAATCGGCGGAGAACACGCGGCTCGGCTGGAACCTCACCCTGGAGACGCGCACCGTGGGGCGTGACGTACAGCTCGTGGCCAAGCTGACCGACGATCGCGGCCACGCCCTTCCCAATGCCAAGGTTCGAGTGGACGCCTTCGCGAACGCACGGGCCGGCCACATCGTGAGCGCCGATCTGTCGACCGGCCCGGACGGCAAGCTCCACGGCAAGCTGCCGCTGGTGCGCGTCGGCCTGTGGGAGTTCCGCTTCTCCGCCGAGCAGAACGGTGAGCGTTTCACACAGATCATCCGGCAAGACGTGCTGCGCGGAGACGCCACGTGA